In Rattus norvegicus strain BN/NHsdMcwi chromosome 1, GRCr8, whole genome shotgun sequence, a genomic segment contains:
- the Vom2r6 gene encoding vomeronasal 2 receptor 6 precursor, whose translation MKKLCAFTIAFFSLKFCLILCSLTEPNCFWRIKKSEDNDGDLRSDCGFVLFTDEDPIEEDFYNRIINFRIPGRKYEFFLVLFFATDEINKNPNLLSNMSLSFSIIVGLCEDTLGVLEKAYSHKNNNFELINYYCRMKQCCDVELTGPSWTTSLKLSIYSRKPKIFFGSFNPNLSDHDQFPYIYQIAAKDTYLFHGMVSLMFHFGWTWIGLVISDDDQGIQFLSDLREEIQRHEICLAFVNMIPETMQIFKTRLKIYDQQLMTSSAKVVVIYGEMNSTLELSFRRWAYLGAQRIWITTSQWDVTTHKKDFSLDFFHGTVTFAHHHNDIAVFRNFMQTINTSKYPIDISQSMLHWNHFNCSISKNNNKMDCLTFNNSLEWLAQHTFDMALSDEGYNLYNAVYAVAHTYHELIFQQVESQKMEEPKGICADCQQVASLLKTRVFTNPVGELVNMNHKENQCAKYDIFMIWNFPQGLGLKVKIGSYFPCLPQSQQLHISENWEWVTGETVVPSSVCSVTCTAGFRKIHQKQTADCCFDCVQCQENEIANDTDMEQCVRCPDDSYANLEQTQCLQRAVTFLAYEDPLGMALGCMALSFSAITTLVLVTFVKYRDTPIVKANNRILSYILLISLVFCFLCSLLFIGHPNQATCILQQTTFAIFFTVAISTVLAKTITVVTAFKLTTPGRRIRRMMIKGATNLLIPICTLIQLVLCGIWLVTSPPFIDRDTQSEHGKIVIICNKGSDIAFHFVLGYLGSLALGSFTVAFLARNLPDRFNEAKFLTFSMLVFYSVWITFLPVYHSTRGKVMVVVEVFSILASCAGLLGCIFVQKCYILLFRTDLNFLQK comes from the exons ATGAAGAAGCTGTGTGCTTTCACTATTGCCTTTTTTTCCCTGAAGTTTTGTCTCATCTTGTGCAGTTTGACTGAACCCAATTGCTTTTGGAGGATAAAGAAGAGCGAAGATAATGATGGAGATTTGCGAAGtgactgtggttttgttctttttacagACGAGGACCCTATTGAAGAAGATTTTTATAATCGCATTATTAATTTTAG AATACCAGGAAGAAAATATGAGTTTTTTCTGGTACTGTTTTTTGCTACTGATGAGATCAACAAGAATCCTAATCTTTTATCCAACATGTCTTTGTCATTTTCCATCATTGTTGGCCTGTGTGAAGATACATTGGGAGTTCTGGAAAAAGCATAttcacataaaaacaacaatttcGAACTAATTAATTATTACTGTAGAATGAAGCAATGTTGTGATGTAGAACTTACAGGACCATCATGGACAACTTCCTTAAAACTGTCAATTTATTCAAGGAAACCAAAG ATTTTCTTTGGATCATTTAACCCTAACCTGAGTGACCATGACCAGTTTCCCTATATCTATCAGATAGCAGCCAAGGACACATATTTGTTCCATGGCATGGTCTCCTTGATGTTTCATTTTGGATGGACTTGGATAGGACTGGTCATCTCAGATGATGACCAAGGTATTCAGTTTCTCTCAGACTTGAGAGAAGAAATACAAAGGCATGAaatctgtttagcttttgtgaataTGATCCCAGAAACCATGCAGATATTCAAGACAAGACTTAAGATATATGACCAACAACTTATGACATCTTCAGCAAAGGTTGTTGTCATTTATGGTGAAATGAACTCCACTCTAGAACTCAGCTTTAGAAGATGGGCATATTTAGGTGCACAGAGAATCTGGATCACAACCTCACAATGGGATGTCACCACACATAAAAAAGATTTCAGCCTTGATTTCTTCCACGGGACTGTCACTTTTGCCCACCACCACAATGACATTGCTGTATTTaggaattttatgcaaacaataaACACATCCAAGTATCCAATAGACATTTCACAGTCTATGCTGCACTGGAATCATTTTAACTGTTCAATCtcaaagaacaataacaaaatggATTGTTTAACATTCAACAACTCATTGGAATGGTTAGCACAGCACACGTTTGACATGGCCCTGAGTGATGAAGGTTACAATTTGTATAATGCTGTGTATGCTGTTGCCCACACCTACCATGAACTCATTTTTCAACAAGTAgagtctcagaaaatggaagaaCCCAAAGGAATATGCGCTGACTGTCAGCAG GTGGCTTCTTTGCTGAAAACTAGGGTGTTTACTAACCCTGTTGGAGAACTGGTGAACATGAATCATAAGGAAAATCAGTGTGCCAAGTATGACATTTTCATGATTTGGAATTTTCCACAAGGCCTtggattaaaagtgaaaataggaaGCTATTTTCCTTGTTTGCCACAGAGTCAACAACTTCATATATCTGAAAACTGGGAGTGGGTCACAGGAGAAACAGTG GTTCCCTCCTCAGTGTGTAGTGTGACATGTACTGCAGGATTCAGAAAAATTCATCAGAAACAAACAGCTGATtgctgctttgattgtgtccaGTGCCAAGAAAATGAGATTGCCAATGATACAG ATATGGAACAGTGTGTGAGGTGTCCTGATGATTCGTATGCCAACTTAGAACAAACCCAGTGCCTCCAAAGAGCTGTGACATTTCTTGCTTATGAAGATCCACTGGGGATGGCTCTAGGCTGCATGGCCCTGTCCTTCTCAGCCATCACAACTCTAGTACTAGTcacttttgtgaagtacaggGATACTCCCATTGTGAAAGCCAATAACCGCATTCTCAGCTATATCCTACTCATATCTCtagtcttctgttttctctgttcatTGCTCTTCATTGGACATCCCAACCAGGCCACCTGCATCCTGCAGCAGACCACATTTGCAATATTTTTCACTGTTGCTATTTCTACTGTGTTGGCCAAAACAATAACTGTGGTCACAGCTTTCAAGCTCACTACTCCAGGGAGAAGGATAAGAAGGATGATGATAAAGGGGGCAACTAACTTGCTCATTCCCATTTGTACCCTAATCCAACTTGTCCTCTGTGGAATCTGGTTGGTGACATCTCCTCCATTTATTGACAGAGATACACAATCTGAACATGGGAAGATAGTCATCATTTGCAACAAAGGCTCAGACATTGCCTTCCACTTTGTCTTGGGATATTTGGGCTCCTTGGCTCTGGGGagcttcactgtggctttcttggctAGGAACCTTCCTGACAGATTCAATGAGGCCAAGTTCCTAACATTCAGCATGTTGGTCTTCTACAGTGTTtggatcaccttcctccctgtctaccacagcacCAGGGGGAAGGTTATGGTTGTTGTTGAGGTTTTCTCTATCTTGGCTTCCTGTGCAGGGTTGCTAGGGTGCATATTTGTCCAAAAGtgttatattcttttatttcgaacagatttaaattttcttcagaaataa